The DNA window AAGACAAGGGAGATTACGAGCATTATTAAATATATGCCTGCGGTTGTCTATATCAAAGACAAAGAATATCGATATGTAATGGTCAATTCCCAGTTTGAAGAGTTGTTTGATGTGCGAAAACAGGAGATCGTTGGCAAAACCGACTATGAAATATTTCCGGAGAAGATAGCCGCTCAGTTTCGTACGAACGAGGTGCGAATTTTCAAGGAGAGGCAGTCGATACAGGTAGAGGAAAGCGTCTCTCAGAAGGATGGCATCCATACCTATCTTTCAGTAAAATTTCCTCTTTATGATGAACGGGAATCTGTACGAGGTTTATGTGGGATAGCAATGGATATAACCGTAATCAAGAAAGCCCAGGATCAACTGAGACGCCTTTCCGGTGGTGTCATAGCCAGTCAGGAGAAAGAGCGTGCCGCCATAGCCCGGGAACTGCATGATGAACTGGGCCAGATGCTCACGGCGCTGCGCATGGATTGTGTGTGGCTTATGAAAGGCCTGGGTGAAAATGATTCCCAAATGGTAGAACGGGCGTTGACAATGTGTAACCTTATCGATAGGACCATTGATGAAGTTAAAGATATGGCAACTCGTCTTCGCCCGGGGGTGCTCGACCACCTTGGACTCATTGATGCGCTGGAATGGTACACCACGGATTTTGAAAAACGCACGGGACTTGCCTGTTTTTTTGAGCGTCTGAATGTGCCGCACATAAATAATGTACTTTCTACGGCGACCTATAGAATTGCACAGGAGGCTCTTACCAATGTGGCCCGACACTCACATGCTACCCGTGTAGATATTATCCTGGAAGCAGAAGATGGAACATTGGCTCTTACAGTAGTAGACAATGGTCATGGATTTGATATGCGAAACATTTCGGAACCTGACTGTCTGGGGATAATAGGGATGCGCGAGCGTGCCAATCTGGTTGGCGGCAACCTGGAAATTCAATCGCAACAGGGAAAAGGCACTCAGGTCTATTTCAGAGCGCCTATCAATGACCAGAAAGGGGTAGTTCATTGATTAAGGTTCTATTGGCAGATGATCATAGCATTGTTAGAGCCGGCCTTCGACGTATTGTTGAAGAGAGCGGAGAAATGACAGTAATCGCGGAAGCGGCCGACGGCAATGAGGCCATTAAACAGGTACGGGAAACACTGCCTGACGTGGCGGTGGTCGATATTTCCATGCCCGGCATGGATGGGCTGGAGGTGCTTAATCAACTTCGTTCTTATTGTCCGGAGCTGCCAATTCTCATCCTTACAATGCATGAAGAGGAACAGTATGTTTTCCGGGCGATAGGTGCAGGAGCCAGGGGATATATGACCAAGCGATCGGCGCCGGAGGAACTCGTGAATGCCATTCGAAAGGTTCATAGCGGTGGACGCTACCTCAGTGATTCAGCGGCGGAGGCATTGGCGCTCCGCTTGGGCAGGGGAACGAGCAACATGTCTTTGCTGGATACTCTTTCCAACAGGGAAATTCAAGTATTGAGATGTCTGTCTCTGGGAAAGACGAACAGCGAGATTGCAGAAATTTATCACATCAGTATAAAGACAGTCGATACTTACCGCTCTCGCCTTCTCAGGAAGCTCAATCTGCGGAACAATGCGGAGTTGTCACGATTTGCCATACAAAACGGGCTTATCGAACCATGATTTTCCTTTCTGTGTAAGAAAATATCTGACAAAAAAATCAGAAACTGCCTGATTTTCAACTTACTTCTCACGTGATAGCGTCACACCATAAATTAGACCTCATTACTCTTGTTGATTTTACTTAAGTTATAAATTACAATGAAAATCGGAATTTGAGGGGTTTGAAGGAAAAGTGTTTAACTAAATTTTAACCCTAAAAGGAGGAGGTAATTATGAGAGTTTTAAAAATTTTGATGGTATTCCTTTTATCAGTAACCTTGTGTTTCACTTTCGGGATGTCGTCTTCTATGGCCGCCGGTTCAGTGAAGGTGGGTATTGTTCTCCCGCTTACCGGTGCTCAGGCTAAATTCGGAGAGGTTGAAAAGCTCTCTTTCGATCTTGCACTGGAAGAGATCAATGCGGCAGGTGGCATTAACGGTAAAAAACTGGAGCTGCTCATAGAAGATGATACGGGGCGTCCGGAGGTTGGCCGTTCCGTCGTTGAAAAACTTATCACCAAAGACAAGGTTGTGATGCTTGGTGGTGGGTACAGCAGTTCGGTAACTTACGCCGTGGCCGGTGTCTGCCAGCAAAACGCGATGCCTTTTCTTGTCAATACCGGTTCTGCGGATAAGATTACCACTTCAGGATGGGATTGGATATATCGTTTAAATCCGCCGGCAAGTCACTATGCAGATGCTGTTGAAAGTCTACTGGTAGCAACAATCAAACCCAAATCGGTTGCAATCCTTCACGAAAATTCTCTTTTTGGAACGTCTGGTGCGAAAGCCTTTGAAAAGACCTGTAATAATTTGGGAATTAAGGTTCTTTTAAAACAGGGGTATGAGCATGGCGGAATCGATTATAGGCCGGTTTTGACCCAGATTAAACGACTCAATCCCGATATCATATACATGGTATCCTATATCATGGACGCCTCTCTTCTCATGAAGCAGTCGAGAGAAATGAAACTGACGCCGAAGATGTTTATTGGTGGTGCGGGCGGATTTACCCTTCCCGAATTCGTTGAAAATGCGGGGAAAGCTTCTGATAAAGTTATTTCAGCCACACTCTGGCATCAGGTTCTTCCTTTCCCGGGGGCGATGGATTACTATAACAAATTCGTAGCCAAATATAATCGAGACACAGAATATCATGGGGCAGAGGCATATGCCGCGTGCTATGTGATCGCTGACGTTCTGAAAAGGGCCAAATCGTTCGGGAATACCGATATCAAGAAGGCGCTTTCTGAAACAGATCTGATGACGGTTTTTGGGCAGGTTAAATTTGGCACCTGGGGTAAGATGATAAACCAGAATAAAGCAGACACCTATGTCGTTCAGTGGATTGATGGAAAACTGGAAATGGTCTGGCCTGAAAAGGCTTCAACGAAAAAATTCGAATATCCTGTGGACTGGCTGAAGGTCTGGGGATACTAAATTAAAACAAATTAAGGAAGTGGGCTGCCATCGGAGATGGCCGATGGCGGCTCACTTGCAACAAGAATTTTAAAGAGAGGAACATTAAATGGATGTTTTGATCCAGACGTTAGTAGCGGGGGTTCTTATAGGTGGTATTTACTGCCTGATCGGAATTGGAATGTCCCTTATCATGGGCGTCATGGGGATTATAAACCTCGCCCACGGTCAGTTGATGATGGTCGCCATGTATATTACCTTTGTCTTATCCTCTTATATGCATGTTGATCCCTATTTTTCGCTCATTGTCGCAATGCCGGCCCTGTTTCTCCTTGGCTGTTTTCTGCAAAAATATCTGTTGAATCCGCTGATGAAAATCGATTCTATCCTTCCTGAAAATCAGGTTTTGATGACCGTGGGAATAGGCATGGTCCTTGCTGAGATATGCAGGTTTATTTTTACTTCAGATTACAAGACAGTTCAAACATCGTACGGTGGTGAAGCTTTCTTTATCGGTAATATTTCTTTTAATCTGCCGATGTGTATAGCCTTTATCTTTGCGATTGTTATTACGCTTGCGCTTTTCTGGTTTCTCGCCAAGACGGATACCGGTCGTTCCATCCGTGCCACTGCGCAGGATAAGGAAGCGGCGACTCTGATGGGTGTGAACAGCACCCGTATTACAATCATAACCTTTGGCCTGGGTTCGGCATTGGTAGCGTCGGCTGGAAGTTTGTTGATACCGATCTTTTATCTTTTCCCCGATATTGGAGGCCCATTTACCCTGAAGGCGTTTGTTATTTGTATACTGGGAGGCTTGGGAAGTACTGTGGGGGCAATTTTTGGCGGGCTCACGTTGGGTATTGCCGAATCTCTCGGCGCAACGTATGTCGGCATGGGTTATAAAGAGATGGTTGGTTTTGTAATTTTCGTAATTGCCCTGGTATTCTTACCTGGTGGTTTGGTCGGTATAAAACGTCTTATTAAATCATAGAGGGGACGGAACTGTGATGAAAAAAAATTTGACATTAATTATTCTGGGAATTGTTTGTTTGGTTTTCCCGTTGGTTGTCCGCTCTGATTATTATCAGCACCTGGCCATCATTGTTCTTATATGGGTTATCGTCGGTTCTGCGTGGAATCTTCTGGCAGGTTACACCGGTCAGGTATCTTTTGGACATGCCATATTTTTCGGTGTCGGCGCGTATACCGCGGGTATATTTGCTACTAAACTGGGGATATCTGCTTGGTGGGGTATGATGTTCGGGGGCATCGCAGCCATGTTGATCGGGCTTTTTGTTGGCTGGGTCTGTTTCAGGTTGAGAGGTCCTTATTTTGCCCTGGGCACTCTCGCCGGAGGCGAAATTATCAGACTCATCGCCACCAACTGGGAAAGCCTGACAGACGGGATGGTGGGGATTCTCATTATCCAGTCTTTCAGAAGCAAGCTCCCTTATTATTATATCGCGCTACTATTAGCTTTTGCCTGTGTTTTTGCCATACATCTGATTATGAAGTCTAAATGGGGATATTATTTCGTCTCCATAAGGGAGAATCAGGAAGCTGCAGAATCCTTGGGCATAAATACGCTTCTTTATAAAAATGTGTCCCTTATGGTAAGTTCCTTTTTCACAGGAATGGCAGGAGCTTTTTACATGAATTATATGGCGTTTATCGACCCTGAGGTGGTGTTTTCCCTGCACTACATATCCATTATGGCGATTCTGGTCGGTATAGTGGGCGGAGTCGGCACCATCATGGGGCCTGCTGTAGGTGCCTTTATTATGGTAGGAGTTCAGGAAACATTCAGAAGCTCGTTCTTTGGCCTGGCTCCGGCATGGATAAGCCAGGGACACGCGATGGCTTTCGGCCTGCTGGTCGTATTTGTGATCATGTTTTTAGCAAATGGTGTAGTGGGCGATTGGTCGAAAATTAAACGGTATGTTTTTAGAATTAAACCATCATCTGTCTCATAAGGAAGTGGAGGGGAAAATATATGGCACTCCTTGAAATAAAAAATCTTGTTAAAGCCTTTGGAGGGCTTAAAGCGGTTAACGATGTTACTTTTCATGTAGACGAAGGTGAGATATTCGGTCTTATCGGACCGAACGGATCCGGAAAAACCACCACCTTCAATTGTATCAATAATTATTATCCTATTACGTCCGGGGATGTCGTTTTCAAAGGTAAAAGTATAAAGGGGTTGAAGACTTATAAAGTCTGCCACCTTGGCATAGGCCGGACCTTCCAGGTTGTCAAACCCCTTGCCAGGATGACGGTGTTGGAAAATGTAACAGCATCTGCTTTTTGCCGAGTCAATGCCATAGGGGAAGCCGAAGAAGCAGCGCTAAAGGTGTTGGAGTTCACTAATCTTATAGGGGAAAAGGACAAGTTGGCGAAAAGTCTTCCTATAGGGGGAAGAAAGAGGCTTGAAATTGCCCGTGCTCTTGCTACAAAACCGGAACTTATACTTCTTGACGAGACCGCGGCAGGATTAAATCCTTCAGAACTTGATGAGGCTATTGAGCTGATTAAAAAGATGAGGGATAGCGGGATTACCATCTTGATTATAGAACATATAATGAAGGTAATCATGACAATATCGGATCGTATCCATGCTATCAATTTCGGCCAGACCATTGCCTCAGGCACCCCTGAGGAGGTTGCCAATAATCCGGCGGTAATAGAAGCCTATTTGGGGGTTGAATAATGTTAAAGGTTAACGGTATAAATGTTTTCTATGGAGATCTTCAGGTTATCTGGGATATTACCTTTCATGTAAAGGAAAAAGAGATTGTAGTTCTGGTTGGTGCTAATGGAGCTGGGAAATCCACCACGCTCAAGACTATATCCTCCATGCTGACGCCGCAGAAGGGAACAATAGAGTTTGGTGATGGTATTCGTCTCGATCAGTTGCCGGCCAGTAAGATTATTGAGCATGGTCTCGTGCATGTTCCTGAGGCGAGACGTCTATTTCCCGATATGAGCGTAGAGGAAAACCTTATTATGGGTTCACTCACTGCCGAGGCTAAAGGGAAGCGCAATGAAACAATGGAACATGTTTACGGGCTTTTCCCGATACTCGGTGAAAGAAAAAAACAGATGGCAGGAACCCTTTCAGGGGGGGAGCAGCAAATGCTGGCTATAGGCAGAGGACTGATGGGTCATCCAAAGATGATGATGTTTGATGAACCCTCCTTGGGCCTTTCGCCGCTTCTGACGCAGCAAATCTTCGGTATGATAAAAAAGATCAATGGAGAGGGTGTTACGATTCTTCTCGTTGAACAGAATGTCAGGCAGACTCTGGCCATGTGTCACCGGGCCTATGTCCTGGAAAATGGAAGGACAGTTCTTGAGGGGACAGGTCAGGAGTTGATGCATAACGAGCATGTGAAAGAAGCTTTCCTGGGGATATAAAGCTTTTATTACGGGTTTCTTGCTCGTTGATATATGGCGGTAAAATAGGGTCTTTAGTAGAAAAATTGAATACTTCGGGGGCTTTGAAAGATGGGTTTTTCCCTTGGATGACACGCAGGGTAAACCCATTTTTCAAAGCCCTCACTTTCTCTGCGGAATAACTTCCGTAATGTATTGGTTTGCTTAATCCCCAGATACGACTTAAATGCGAAAGAGGGAAAATTAAAAATAGAAGGAGTTGAAAGATGGGCGATGACGAGAGGGTTCAATTAAGGGACGTCTATCCGGTACCGGAGGCGGCAAAGTTGAAGGCTTACATAAAGGGCAGGGAAGAGTACGACAGTCTCTACAAGCGCTCTTTGGATGACCCTGACAATTTTTGGGGTGAGATTGCTTCGGAATATGTTTCATGGTTCAAGAAGTGGGACAGCGTTGAGGACTACAATTTTGACGTGCGTAAGGGTCCCATATACGTCAGGTATTTTGAAGGCGGTAAGCTTAACATTTCCTACAACTGTCTTGACAGGCACCTTGAGACGAGGGGTGACAAGACAGCTATCCAGTGGGAGGGCAACGAGCCCGGTGAAGACAAGGCGTATACTTACCGGGAACTCCACGAGGAAGTCTGCAAGTTTGCCAATGTTCTCAAGTCACACGGTATCGAGAAGGGTGACAGGGTCTGTATTTATCTTCCGATGATTCCGGAGCTTGCGATAGCGATGCTTGCCTGCACACGTATCGGCGTTATTCACAGCATTGTTTTCGGAGGATTCAGTGCTGATTCTCTGAAGGACAGGATTCAGGACAGCGAGTCGAAGATGCTCATTGTCTGTGACGGCACCTTTCGCGGGGCCAAGGCGGTTCCCCAGAAGGCGAGTGGTGACAGGGCAATTGAGGAGTGTCCTTCTGTGGAGAAGGTGATCGTTGTAAAGAGAGTTGGCGACAAGATTGAGTGTAACTGGAATGAGGGGAAGGATTTCTGGTGGCATGAAGAGATGGCTAAGGTGGATGCGGATTGCGAGCCGGAATGGATGGATGCCGAGGACCCACTTTTCATTCTCTATACATCAGGTTCCACGGGGAAGCCGAAGGGTGTTATGCACACCACCGGCGGTTATCTTGTTTTTGTAGCCTATACGCACAAGATGATCTTTGATTATCACGAGGATGACATTTTCTGGTGTACCGCAGACATCGGCTGGGTTACCGGTCACAGCTATATTGTTTACGGGCCGCTCTGCAACGGTGCCACCTCGGTAATGTTCGAAGGTGTGCCCAACTATCCGGATATCAGCCGTTTCTGGAAGGTTGTGGAAAAATACAAGGTTAACATTTTTTATACAGCTCCTACGGCGATTCGTGCTATAGCCAAGGAGGGTGATGAATGGGTAAAGAAGGCCGATATATCCTCTATCAGGATTCTGGGTA is part of the Syntrophales bacterium genome and encodes:
- a CDS encoding PAS domain-containing protein encodes the protein KTREITSIIKYMPAVVYIKDKEYRYVMVNSQFEELFDVRKQEIVGKTDYEIFPEKIAAQFRTNEVRIFKERQSIQVEESVSQKDGIHTYLSVKFPLYDERESVRGLCGIAMDITVIKKAQDQLRRLSGGVIASQEKERAAIARELHDELGQMLTALRMDCVWLMKGLGENDSQMVERALTMCNLIDRTIDEVKDMATRLRPGVLDHLGLIDALEWYTTDFEKRTGLACFFERLNVPHINNVLSTATYRIAQEALTNVARHSHATRVDIILEAEDGTLALTVVDNGHGFDMRNISEPDCLGIIGMRERANLVGGNLEIQSQQGKGTQVYFRAPINDQKGVVH
- a CDS encoding response regulator transcription factor — protein: MIKVLLADDHSIVRAGLRRIVEESGEMTVIAEAADGNEAIKQVRETLPDVAVVDISMPGMDGLEVLNQLRSYCPELPILILTMHEEEQYVFRAIGAGARGYMTKRSAPEELVNAIRKVHSGGRYLSDSAAEALALRLGRGTSNMSLLDTLSNREIQVLRCLSLGKTNSEIAEIYHISIKTVDTYRSRLLRKLNLRNNAELSRFAIQNGLIEP
- a CDS encoding ABC transporter substrate-binding protein; amino-acid sequence: MRVLKILMVFLLSVTLCFTFGMSSSMAAGSVKVGIVLPLTGAQAKFGEVEKLSFDLALEEINAAGGINGKKLELLIEDDTGRPEVGRSVVEKLITKDKVVMLGGGYSSSVTYAVAGVCQQNAMPFLVNTGSADKITTSGWDWIYRLNPPASHYADAVESLLVATIKPKSVAILHENSLFGTSGAKAFEKTCNNLGIKVLLKQGYEHGGIDYRPVLTQIKRLNPDIIYMVSYIMDASLLMKQSREMKLTPKMFIGGAGGFTLPEFVENAGKASDKVISATLWHQVLPFPGAMDYYNKFVAKYNRDTEYHGAEAYAACYVIADVLKRAKSFGNTDIKKALSETDLMTVFGQVKFGTWGKMINQNKADTYVVQWIDGKLEMVWPEKASTKKFEYPVDWLKVWGY
- a CDS encoding branched-chain amino acid ABC transporter permease; translation: MDVLIQTLVAGVLIGGIYCLIGIGMSLIMGVMGIINLAHGQLMMVAMYITFVLSSYMHVDPYFSLIVAMPALFLLGCFLQKYLLNPLMKIDSILPENQVLMTVGIGMVLAEICRFIFTSDYKTVQTSYGGEAFFIGNISFNLPMCIAFIFAIVITLALFWFLAKTDTGRSIRATAQDKEAATLMGVNSTRITIITFGLGSALVASAGSLLIPIFYLFPDIGGPFTLKAFVICILGGLGSTVGAIFGGLTLGIAESLGATYVGMGYKEMVGFVIFVIALVFLPGGLVGIKRLIKS
- a CDS encoding branched-chain amino acid ABC transporter permease, with the translated sequence MKKNLTLIILGIVCLVFPLVVRSDYYQHLAIIVLIWVIVGSAWNLLAGYTGQVSFGHAIFFGVGAYTAGIFATKLGISAWWGMMFGGIAAMLIGLFVGWVCFRLRGPYFALGTLAGGEIIRLIATNWESLTDGMVGILIIQSFRSKLPYYYIALLLAFACVFAIHLIMKSKWGYYFVSIRENQEAAESLGINTLLYKNVSLMVSSFFTGMAGAFYMNYMAFIDPEVVFSLHYISIMAILVGIVGGVGTIMGPAVGAFIMVGVQETFRSSFFGLAPAWISQGHAMAFGLLVVFVIMFLANGVVGDWSKIKRYVFRIKPSSVS
- a CDS encoding ABC transporter ATP-binding protein, whose amino-acid sequence is MALLEIKNLVKAFGGLKAVNDVTFHVDEGEIFGLIGPNGSGKTTTFNCINNYYPITSGDVVFKGKSIKGLKTYKVCHLGIGRTFQVVKPLARMTVLENVTASAFCRVNAIGEAEEAALKVLEFTNLIGEKDKLAKSLPIGGRKRLEIARALATKPELILLDETAAGLNPSELDEAIELIKKMRDSGITILIIEHIMKVIMTISDRIHAINFGQTIASGTPEEVANNPAVIEAYLGVE
- a CDS encoding ABC transporter ATP-binding protein, encoding MLKVNGINVFYGDLQVIWDITFHVKEKEIVVLVGANGAGKSTTLKTISSMLTPQKGTIEFGDGIRLDQLPASKIIEHGLVHVPEARRLFPDMSVEENLIMGSLTAEAKGKRNETMEHVYGLFPILGERKKQMAGTLSGGEQQMLAIGRGLMGHPKMMMFDEPSLGLSPLLTQQIFGMIKKINGEGVTILLVEQNVRQTLAMCHRAYVLENGRTVLEGTGQELMHNEHVKEAFLGI
- the acs gene encoding acetate--CoA ligase → MGDDERVQLRDVYPVPEAAKLKAYIKGREEYDSLYKRSLDDPDNFWGEIASEYVSWFKKWDSVEDYNFDVRKGPIYVRYFEGGKLNISYNCLDRHLETRGDKTAIQWEGNEPGEDKAYTYRELHEEVCKFANVLKSHGIEKGDRVCIYLPMIPELAIAMLACTRIGVIHSIVFGGFSADSLKDRIQDSESKMLIVCDGTFRGAKAVPQKASGDRAIEECPSVEKVIVVKRVGDKIECNWNEGKDFWWHEEMAKVDADCEPEWMDAEDPLFILYTSGSTGKPKGVMHTTGGYLVFVAYTHKMIFDYHEDDIFWCTADIGWVTGHSYIVYGPLCNGATSVMFEGVPNYPDISRFWKVVEKYKVNIFYTAPTAIRAIAKEGDEWVKKADISSIRILGTVGEPINPEAWNWYYNMIGRGECPIVDTWWQTETGGILITPLPGAIDIKPGMATVPFMGVWPALVDDEGKEFEETVASGALVIKKPWPGIMRAVYGDPERFKETYFEQFPGYYTAGDGARRDEDGYYQITGRIDDVINVSGHRMGTAEVESALVAHYAVAEAAVVGYPHELKGQSIYAYVTLNAGIEKTEELKKELVAHVRKEIGPIATPEKIQWADALPKTRSGKIMRRILKKVAADDVTALGDTSTLADPSVVDVIVKNRL